From the genome of Streptomyces sp. JH34:
GCAGCGGCACCGGGATCGACCTCGACGTGATGTTCGACCGGAACATCGCCCTGCGCGGCGGGGTCGCCCCGGTGCGCACCTACATCCCGGAGCTGCTTCCCGACGTGCTCGACGGCACGATCGACCCGTCGCCCGTCTTCGACCTGTCGGTCGGGCTGGACGGGGTCCCGGGCGGCTACAAGGCGATGGACGAGCGTACGGCGCTCAAGGTCCTCATCAAGCCGTAGCGGGCGCGACGGAACGCGGGCAGGACGGAACGCGGGAGGGGCCGGGGACAGCTGTCCCCGGCCCCTCCCTCATGCCCTACTTGCGGACCGCGTCCAGTGCGTCCACGATTCCGGCCCCGTAGAAGCCGTTGTACCGCTTGCCGCCCTCGCAGACGGCGTCGACGGTGCCGTCACCGTCGATGTCGTACGGCGCGCCGCACGCGGTGGCGTCCGCCTGGAGCGTCAGCAGCGCCTTCACCACGGCCGGTGAGGCGTGCGGGTGGGTCGACTTGACCAGGGCCGCGACACCCGCGACGTGCGGCGACGCCATCGAGGTACCGGCCTTGTAGCCGAAGCGGCCACCGGGCAGCGTCGAGAGGATCAGACCGTTGTCGGCGGGCGCCTCGGGCGCCTGGTAGCGCGTCGAGTCGCCGCCCGGGGCGGCGACGTCGATGACGCCGAGCCCGTAGTTCGAGTAGGAGGACTTGAGGTTCTTCGCACCGGTCGCGGAGACCGTCACGACGCCCGGCAGCATGGTCGGGATGTCGGGGCAGGCACTCGGGTCGACCGTGCGGGTGACCGTCGTCGAGTCGTTGGGGCTCGTCGAGTCCTCGATGGCGTCGAGGGCCAGGTCGTGGTCGGAGTTGCCGGCCGCGGCGACGTTCACGACGCCCTTGCCCTCCGCGTAGCGGGTGGCGCGGGTGACCGCCTCGACCAGGGCGCCCTGGTCCGGGTCGTTCTTGCAGTTGAACAGCCACGGGTCGGTGTAGTAGCTGCTGTTCGTCACGTCGACGCCGTGCTCGGCGGCCCAGACGAAGCCGCAGACGACGGCCTCGGTGTAGAAGTAGCCGGCCGGCGTGGACACCTTGATGCCGGAGACCTTCACGCCGGGCGCGACGCCGGTGATCCCGGTGCCGTTCTTCGCCGCGGCTATGGTGCCCGCGACGTGCGTGCCGTGGTCGCTCTCGCCGGCCGCGGGACGCCAGGCGCCGTCCGTGGTGTCCGGGGCGCCGGAGACGCAGTTCACCGAGGCGTCGCGGTCGAAGTTCGGCGCCAGGTCCGGGTGGGTGTCGTCCACGCCCGTGTCGATGACGGCGACGGTGACCTTGCTGCTGCCCAGCGACTTCTTGTGCGCCTGGTCCGCCTTGATGGCCGGGAGGTCCCACTGCAGGGGTTCGAGCGGGTCCTGGCCCGCCACCGCGTCCGCCGACGCCGCCTGCGCCTGCGCGGCGGTGAGGGGCTGCTCGACCCCGATGTCCTTCGTCGCCGCCGGGGTGATGGGGCTGGTGCGCGTGGCCCCCGCCGACTGGACGCCCTTGGCCTTGCGGATCGTCGCACCGAAGTCCGGGTTCTGCGAGTGGACGACGATGACGCCTATCTTGTCGTACGACGTCACGACGGTTCCGCCGGCCGCGGATATCGCCTTCCGCACCTGCTTGACCGTGCCGTGACCCGCCCGCGTGTTCACGACGTACGACAGCTGGGGGCCGTCGTGACGAACCGTCGCCGCAGGCTCGTCCGCGGGTGCCGCGGCCGCGGTCCCCGTCGGGAGGAAGCCCAGCGAGGCCGTGAGCGCGAGTCCGACGGGCAGCGTGAGTACGCGGGTCCGTCTGGATGCCAGATGCGCCATGGGTTCTCCACATCATCCGTGCCGTGGGCCGGACACAGGCGTGTCCGGTCCGGTACATGACCAGTGAAGTTATCGCTGATCTTCCCGGCACATCAATGAATACGGGCAAGTGAGTTCGAGGTGTGACCTCCGGGAGCCGCGTACACGCGCGCCTCCCCGAGAAGACCGAACCTGCGGTGAACCGCTTCGCCACGCTCTCCGTGCCGTTGCACAGGGAGTCGTGCGATCAGCCCCACCACCCCAGAGACGCAGAGGACTCCCCGTGAAACCCAACGTCCCCACCACCGCACCCGCGTCGCGAGGAGAATCCGTGGTCACCGAAGCACCGCCGCCCCAGAGCCCCGAGGACGGCAGCCCCGTCCAGCCCACGACCGAGGCGTTCCTCGAGGCGCAGAACAGCGCGGAGTTCGCGGAGCTGCGCCGCTCCCACCGTTCCTTCGCCTTTCCGCTGACCGTCGGATTCATCGCCTGGTACCTGCTGTACGTGCTGCTGTCCAGCTATGCCGACGACTTCATGAGCAAGATCGTCTTTGCGAACTTCAACGTCGCCTTCGTGTTCGGCCTCGCCCAGTTCGCCACCACGTTCCTCATCGCCTGGTTCTACTCGCGCCACGCCACGAGCAAGCTCGACCCGCAGGCGGCAGCCATCAAGTCCCGTCTGGAGGCCGACGCATGAGCGCTGCGTACGCATCGCACCCCGTGATCCAGCTCGCCGCGTCGTCGTCGACGGCCGAACACCGGCCGCTGATCATCACGCTCTTCGCCGTCTTCGTCGCCGCGACCCTGGGCATCACCGTCTGGGCCGGCCGGCAGACCAAGAGCGCGTCGGACTTCTACGCGGGCGGGCGGCAGTTCACCGCCTTCCAGAACGGCCTCGCGGTCTCCGGCGACTACATGTCGGCGGCGTCCTTCCTCGGTATCGCCGGCGCCATCGCCCTCTTCGGCTACGACGGCTTCCTCTACTCCATCGGCTTCCTCGTCGCCTGGCTCGTCGCCCTGCTGCTCGTCGCCGAACCCCTGCGCAACTCGGGCCGCTACACCATGGGCGACGTCCTCGCCTACCGGATGCGCCAGCGGCCGGTGCGCACCGCCGCCGGTGTCTCCACCATCGTCGTGTCGATCTTCTACCTGCTGGCCCAGATGGCGGGCGCGGGCGTCCTCGTCTCGCTGCTGCTCGGCATCACCAGCGACGCGGGCAAGGTCCTGATCGTGGCGCTGGTCGGCGTCCTCATGATCGTCTACGTCACGATCGGCGGGATGAAGGGCACCACCTGGGTGCAGATGGTCAAGGCCGTGCTGCTCATCGCGGGCGCCCTGCTGATGACGCTCATGGTGCTGTGGAAGTTCGACTTCAACGTCTCCGACCTGCTCGGCACCGCTGCGGAGAAGAGCGGTCACGGCGCGGCCTTCCTGGAGCCCGGCCTCAAATACGGCGCGACGGACGTGTCGAAGCTGGACTTCATCTCCCTCGGCATCGCGCTCGTCCTCGGCACCGCCGGACTCCCGCACATCCTGATCCGCTTCTACACCGTCCCGACCGCCAAGGCCGCCCGTAAGTCCGTGAACTGGGCCATCGGCATCATCGGTGCGTTCTACCTGATGACGATCGCCCTGGGCTTCGGCGCCGCGGCGCTCATCGGACCCGAGGAGATCAAGGCGAAGAACCCCGCAGGGAACGCGGCCGCACCGCAGCTGGCCGAGTACCTCGGAGGGGTCGGCACCACCGGGGGAGCCGTCATGCTCGCCGTCATCTCGGCGGTGGCCTTCGCCACGATCCTCGCCGTCGTCGCGGGCCTGACCCTCGCCTCCTCGTCCTCCTTCGCCCACGACATCTACGCCAACGTCATCCGCAAGGGGCAGGCCACCGAGAAGGAGGAGATGAGCGCGGCCCGCTGGGCCACCGTCGCGATCGGCATCGTCTCCATCGCACTCGGTGCCATGGCGCGCGACCTGAACGTCGCGGGACTCGTGGCCCTCGCCTTCGCCGTGGCCGCGTCGGCCAACCTGCCGACCATCCTCTACAGCCTCTTCTGGAAGCGCTTCACCACCCAGGGCGCCCTCTGGTCGATCTACGGCGGCCTCGCCTCGTCCGTCGTCCTGGTGCTGTTCTCCCCGGTCGTCTCCGGGAAGGCCAGCTCGATGTTCCCCGACGTGGACTTCGCCTGGTTCCCCCTGGAGAACCCCGGCCTCATCTCCATCCCCCTGGGCTTCCTGCTCGGCTGGGTCGGCTCGGTCCTCTCGAAGGAGGAGCCGGACAAGGGCAAGTACGCCGAACTCGAGGTCAAGTCCCTCACCGGCACCGGGGCGCACTGACGCCCCACGCCCGCAGTGCTCCGACGGGGCCCCCTCGTAGATCCCTACGACGGGGCCCCGTCGCACCTCGTGTCAACCGGGCCCTCCCGATGTCAGGGGCCTCGCGTAGTCTCGGAGGAGTCAGACCGCAACCGCGGACATCTCCGGGGGAGGCCCACAGTGCTCATCGACACCTACGGCCGGGTCGCCACCGACCTGCGTGTCTCGTTGACCGACAAGTGCAACCTCCGCTGCACCTACTGCATGCCCGAGGAAGGCCTGCAGTGGCTCTCCAAGACCGATCTCCTCAGCGACGACGAGATCGTCCGGCTCGTCGGCGTGGCCGTCACCACCCTCGGGGTCACGGAGGTCCGCTTCACCGGCGGTGAGCCGCTGCTGCGCCCCGGCCTCGTCTCCATCGTAGAGCGGTGCGCCGCCCTGGAACCCCGCCCCAGGATGTCGCTGACGACCAACGGCATCGGGCTCAAGCGCACCGCCTCCGCACTGAAGGCGGCAGGCCTGGACCGCGTCAACGTGTCCCTGGACACCCTGCGCCCCGACGTCTTCAAGACGCTCACCCGCCGCGACCGGCACAAGGACGTACTGGAAGGGCTCGAGGCCGCCCGCGAAG
Proteins encoded in this window:
- a CDS encoding S8 family serine peptidase translates to MAHLASRRTRVLTLPVGLALTASLGFLPTGTAAAAPADEPAATVRHDGPQLSYVVNTRAGHGTVKQVRKAISAAGGTVVTSYDKIGVIVVHSQNPDFGATIRKAKGVQSAGATRTSPITPAATKDIGVEQPLTAAQAQAASADAVAGQDPLEPLQWDLPAIKADQAHKKSLGSSKVTVAVIDTGVDDTHPDLAPNFDRDASVNCVSGAPDTTDGAWRPAAGESDHGTHVAGTIAAAKNGTGITGVAPGVKVSGIKVSTPAGYFYTEAVVCGFVWAAEHGVDVTNSSYYTDPWLFNCKNDPDQGALVEAVTRATRYAEGKGVVNVAAAGNSDHDLALDAIEDSTSPNDSTTVTRTVDPSACPDIPTMLPGVVTVSATGAKNLKSSYSNYGLGVIDVAAPGGDSTRYQAPEAPADNGLILSTLPGGRFGYKAGTSMASPHVAGVAALVKSTHPHASPAVVKALLTLQADATACGAPYDIDGDGTVDAVCEGGKRYNGFYGAGIVDALDAVRK
- a CDS encoding DUF485 domain-containing protein, coding for MVTEAPPPQSPEDGSPVQPTTEAFLEAQNSAEFAELRRSHRSFAFPLTVGFIAWYLLYVLLSSYADDFMSKIVFANFNVAFVFGLAQFATTFLIAWFYSRHATSKLDPQAAAIKSRLEADA
- a CDS encoding cation acetate symporter gives rise to the protein MSAAYASHPVIQLAASSSTAEHRPLIITLFAVFVAATLGITVWAGRQTKSASDFYAGGRQFTAFQNGLAVSGDYMSAASFLGIAGAIALFGYDGFLYSIGFLVAWLVALLLVAEPLRNSGRYTMGDVLAYRMRQRPVRTAAGVSTIVVSIFYLLAQMAGAGVLVSLLLGITSDAGKVLIVALVGVLMIVYVTIGGMKGTTWVQMVKAVLLIAGALLMTLMVLWKFDFNVSDLLGTAAEKSGHGAAFLEPGLKYGATDVSKLDFISLGIALVLGTAGLPHILIRFYTVPTAKAARKSVNWAIGIIGAFYLMTIALGFGAAALIGPEEIKAKNPAGNAAAPQLAEYLGGVGTTGGAVMLAVISAVAFATILAVVAGLTLASSSSFAHDIYANVIRKGQATEKEEMSAARWATVAIGIVSIALGAMARDLNVAGLVALAFAVAASANLPTILYSLFWKRFTTQGALWSIYGGLASSVVLVLFSPVVSGKASSMFPDVDFAWFPLENPGLISIPLGFLLGWVGSVLSKEEPDKGKYAELEVKSLTGTGAH